The following are encoded in a window of Phaseolus vulgaris cultivar G19833 chromosome 3, P. vulgaris v2.0, whole genome shotgun sequence genomic DNA:
- the LOC137807667 gene encoding protein MIZU-KUSSEI 1, producing the protein MDTTSTPQPQDSSSKRHFHWTNKVGNEDVQVPPTSETMPKTIDEDTNTKGKEEQEKDDKAVPLPGPAATSQKKKLQAVAISRLRSVLTVFGKNRSNLPFGLGSRVVGTLFGYRRGHVHFAFQKDPTSQPAFVIELATPITGLVREMASGLVRIALECDKDKESEKKSLRLLQESVWRTYCNGKKCGFATRRECGAKDWEILKAVEPISMGAGVLPVSNKSDGGDGEVMYMRARFERIVGSRDSEAFYMMNPDSNGAPELSIYLLRV; encoded by the coding sequence ATGGATACAACCTCAACCCCTCAACCTCAAGACTCATCCTCCAAGAGGCATTTCCATTGGACCAACAAGGTTGGAAATGAAGACGTCCAAGTCCCCCCCACCTCTGAAACAATGCCCAAAACCATAGACGAAGACACAAACACAAAGggaaaagaagaacaagaaaaagATGACAAGGCTGTTCCACTCCCAGGCCCTGCAGCCACTTCGCAAAAAAAAAAGCTTCAGGCCGTCGCAATCTCAAGGCTCCGCTCCGTCCTCACCGTCTTCGGCAAGAACCGCTccaaccttcctttcggccttGGTTCTCGAGTCGTCGGCACCCTCTTCGGCTACCGTCGCGGCCATGTCCACTTCGCCTTCCAGAAGGACCCTACTTCCCAACCCGCTTTCGTCATCGAGCTTGCCACACCCATAACCGGTTTGGTTCGTGAAATGGCTTCTGGGCTGGTCCGAATCGCGCTGGAATGCGACAAGGACAAAGAGTCAGAGAAGAAGAGCTTGAGGCTGCTTCAGGAGTCCGTGTGGAGAACCTACTGCAACGGCAAAAAGTGTGGCTTTGCCACCAGAAGAGAATGTGGAGCGAAAGACTGGGAAATCCTCAAGGCCGTGGAGCCAATTTCAATGGGTGCAGGTGTTCTGCCAGTGAGTAATAAGAGTGATGGAGGTGACGGGGAGGTGATGTACATGAGGGCTAGGTTTGAGAGAATTGTTGGGTCCAGAGACTCTGAGGCCTTCTACATGATGAATCCTGACAGCAATGGAGCACCTGAGCTCAGTATTTATTTGCTTAGAGTCTAG